One genomic region from Sulfurimonas sp. hsl 1-7 encodes:
- a CDS encoding penicillin-binding protein 1A, giving the protein MIKKIIITLFILGLLSPFIVFGYFYIKFDYDVSALVDYNPSVTTRIYDKDGEKIANIFDTKHRYYAPFDEIPPRVVEALVAIEDTTFFEHPGINIDAIFRAALKVIKAGHAVEGASTITQQLVKNVLLTREKKLSRKIKEAIYAIKIEKLLTKEQILERYLNEIYYGHGYYGIKTAADGYFHKKLSELTLKEVAILVGLPKAPSSYAPTKNYEISMGRANRVINRMHVLGWIDDSAYEKAIAENPKVYDDTLTQNKAPFIVDEVARRMHAMGYKDFKTGGYEIYTSIDLKLQDAARESLKYAYDRFLTRVEKYKEKEEKDIKALQELDPEILLAKDINLSKVNGAIVSIEPSTGDVLAMVGSVDYTVSSYNRATQGKRQPGSAFKPFIYQVAINLGYSGATELVDIAKTYDYEKDGEEMKWQPKNYEKNYKGLIPLREALIHSRNLATINLVNDIGLPQLIRELKKFNIKHLPNDLSISLGTMSVSPLELAKYYTSFSNYGTQVQTHLISSIYKDEKKIYQKEDQREEISPASQAFIMTTILRDVVQRGTGRGARVRGIELAGKTGTTNSNVDGWFAGYSPTIETIVWFGNDDNTPMYRRETGGRIAAPAFSHFYRQVLKIYPQIKREFDIPEGVREVTIDGEKEYFSDISKPPKAEVHSDAAEELLF; this is encoded by the coding sequence ATGATAAAAAAAATAATAATTACACTTTTTATTTTAGGATTATTATCACCATTTATAGTGTTTGGTTATTTTTATATTAAATTTGATTACGACGTTTCTGCGTTAGTTGATTATAACCCCTCAGTTACTACTCGTATCTACGATAAAGACGGGGAAAAAATAGCAAATATTTTTGATACAAAACACCGTTACTATGCACCGTTTGATGAGATTCCGCCGCGTGTAGTTGAAGCTTTGGTAGCCATAGAAGATACTACGTTTTTTGAGCATCCCGGAATTAATATCGATGCAATTTTTCGTGCAGCACTTAAAGTGATCAAAGCGGGGCATGCTGTTGAGGGTGCAAGTACGATCACGCAGCAGCTTGTTAAAAACGTTCTTTTAACACGTGAGAAAAAACTCTCCCGTAAGATCAAAGAGGCTATCTATGCGATCAAGATAGAAAAACTACTTACAAAAGAGCAGATTTTAGAGCGCTACTTAAACGAGATCTATTACGGGCACGGATATTACGGAATTAAAACGGCGGCTGACGGTTACTTTCATAAAAAACTGAGTGAATTAACACTTAAAGAGGTAGCTATCCTTGTCGGACTTCCAAAAGCTCCTTCATCATATGCACCGACAAAAAACTATGAGATCTCTATGGGGCGTGCAAACAGAGTTATTAACAGAATGCACGTACTGGGCTGGATAGACGATAGTGCTTACGAAAAAGCAATTGCAGAAAATCCAAAAGTATACGATGATACATTGACACAAAACAAAGCACCTTTTATTGTTGACGAGGTGGCTCGCAGAATGCATGCGATGGGATACAAAGATTTTAAAACAGGCGGTTATGAGATCTACACATCAATTGATCTAAAACTTCAAGATGCGGCAAGAGAATCATTGAAATATGCCTATGACAGATTTTTAACTAGGGTTGAAAAGTACAAAGAAAAAGAGGAAAAAGATATTAAAGCACTTCAAGAGCTTGATCCTGAGATTTTACTTGCAAAAGATATCAATTTGTCTAAAGTAAACGGAGCTATCGTTTCAATAGAACCAAGTACGGGAGATGTTTTAGCAATGGTTGGATCGGTTGACTACACTGTCTCTTCATACAACCGTGCTACACAGGGAAAACGTCAGCCTGGTTCTGCATTTAAACCTTTTATCTATCAAGTTGCCATCAATCTTGGATACTCGGGAGCAACAGAGTTAGTCGACATCGCAAAAACATATGATTATGAAAAAGACGGTGAGGAGATGAAGTGGCAGCCTAAAAACTATGAAAAAAATTATAAAGGGTTAATTCCACTTAGAGAAGCATTGATCCACTCAAGAAACCTTGCAACTATTAACCTTGTAAACGACATCGGCTTGCCGCAGTTGATAAGAGAGCTGAAAAAGTTTAACATCAAGCATCTTCCAAACGATCTCTCAATCTCGCTTGGGACAATGTCGGTATCACCTTTAGAGCTTGCAAAATACTATACATCTTTTTCAAATTACGGGACACAGGTGCAAACGCACCTGATCAGTTCTATCTATAAAGATGAAAAAAAGATCTACCAAAAAGAGGATCAAAGAGAGGAGATCTCTCCTGCCTCGCAGGCGTTTATTATGACAACTATCCTTCGTGATGTTGTTCAGCGCGGTACGGGTAGGGGTGCAAGAGTCAGAGGAATCGAATTGGCCGGAAAAACAGGGACTACAAACTCTAATGTCGATGGATGGTTTGCTGGATATTCACCGACGATTGAAACAATCGTATGGTTTGGAAACGACGATAATACACCTATGTACAGAAGAGAAACAGGGGGTAGGATAGCAGCTCCTGCTTTCTCACATTTTTATCGTCAAGTTTTAAAGATATATCCGCAAATAAAAAGAGAGTTTGATATCCCTGAAGGTGTACGTGAAGTAACCATTGACGGTGAAAAAGAGTACTTTAGCGATATCTCAAAACCACCAAAAGCAGAAGTTCATTCTGATGCTGCAGAGGAGTTATTATTTTGA
- a CDS encoding ATP-binding cassette domain-containing protein — MKINKLEIKHKGDTLVDIAFEVKNSLALVGQSGSGKSLTLKSLLDMLPDSMELNIKVDSAIKLGRNGDVSLVVQNPFTALSPLTKIKKQFFVPHKRIEQLFDELGLELALLERYPPELSGGQLQRVVIAIAISQKPKLLLLDEPTTALDPQTRINIIELLKELQKKEGFKMLFVTHDIASAQSLCEDICVIKLGKLVECGTMASIINDPQNEYTKTLIEANFANRKYRE; from the coding sequence TTGAAAATTAATAAGCTTGAGATAAAACATAAGGGTGATACTTTGGTAGATATCGCATTTGAGGTGAAAAACTCTTTAGCCCTTGTGGGACAAAGCGGAAGCGGAAAAAGTTTAACACTCAAATCACTTTTAGATATGTTACCTGATTCTATGGAGTTAAACATAAAAGTGGACAGTGCGATCAAACTGGGACGTAACGGGGATGTGAGTTTAGTTGTACAAAACCCTTTTACGGCACTCTCTCCCCTTACAAAAATAAAAAAACAGTTCTTTGTTCCTCATAAAAGGATAGAGCAGCTTTTTGATGAGTTGGGACTGGAACTTGCACTCTTAGAGAGATACCCTCCCGAACTTTCAGGCGGGCAGCTTCAAAGAGTTGTAATAGCTATAGCAATCTCTCAAAAGCCAAAGCTCTTACTGCTTGATGAACCGACAACTGCACTTGATCCGCAGACACGAATTAACATTATAGAGCTTCTAAAAGAGTTACAAAAAAAAGAGGGTTTTAAGATGCTCTTTGTAACACACGACATCGCTTCAGCGCAGTCACTTTGTGAAGATATCTGTGTAATCAAGTTGGGGAAGTTAGTTGAATGTGGTACAATGGCTAGTATAATTAACGATCCTCAAAATGAATATACAAAAACATTGATTGAAGCAAATTTTGCAAATAGGAAATATAGAGAATGA